The genomic region CCCCCGCCCCGAGGGCGGCGCCCCCGCGCGCCGTCGCGCCTCCGGCGAGCCGCCCCGCCCTCCCCGCGCCGGCGCGCCCGCCCCGCGGCGGGCCGGCGAACGGCAAGACCAACGGGCACGGCGGCATCGCGCTCCGGCCCGAGGACCTGATCCCGCTCGAGGGCGACGATCTGTCCGATTTCTGAGACCGCTCTCGCAGCACCCGAGGTTGCCATGCTCCGACCCCTGAAGACCGGCGCGAAGATCCAGCTGGCCTTTTTCGCCGCCAACCTCATCGCCCTGGTGATCGGGGTGGTGGCCTTCATCGGGACCCGGAGCCTCACCGCCCGGGTGGACGGGCTGGTCCTCGACTCCATCCCGAGCGTCCGGGCCATCCACCTCTACGACGAGGGGCACACCGCGGTGACCCGCTCGGTCAACCTGCTGGTGATGCGCCGGGCGACCGACCCGGAGCTCCGCAAGCGCCACCGGGAGTTCATCGCCCGCGCGTTCGAGCGGATCGACGCCGGCCGGAGCCAGTTCGAGAAGACGACCCACGACACCGCCATCTGGGAGCTCTGGAACAAGGTCGAGGAGCCGCTCTACACCTGGCGCGAGGCGGCCAACGACACCCTGAAGCTGGTGGACGAGCGCGATCGGCTGGTGGCGGGCGGCGTGGAGGCGGGCGGCCCGGAGACCCGCGAGCTCGAGAACCGGATCTGGCTGGCGTGGATGAAGCTCGAGCCGCTCGACCAGGGCGTCACCGGGATCACCCAGGCGCTCATCTCGGCGGTGGAGCAGGAGGTCGCCGCGAGCCGCGCCAAGGCCGAGCAGACCGAGCGCTGGGTGACCCTCGCCAACCTGGGCGGGAACGCGGCCGGCGTGGTGCTCCTCGCCCTGCTCGGCTGCTGCTTCGCCCGCAGCATCTCGCGGACGCTGCGCTCGCTGGTCCACGAGACCGACCGGCTGGCCGAGGCGGTGGCCCAGGGCACGCTCGACGTCCGCGGCGATCCCGAGTCGGTCCCGCCGGAGTTCGCGCCGGTGATCCGCGGCCTCAACGGCACGCTCGACGAGTTCGTGAGCCGCTTCCGGAGCATCGCCGGGTACCTCGAGCGCATCTCCAAGGGCGACGTGCCGGAGGCGGTGGCGGTGGACGCGAAGGGCGAGTTCGGCGCCACCCAGGCGTCGATCAACCGCTGCATCCTCGCCATCGAGGCGCTGGTCGCGGACGTGCGCACGCTCGCGCGGGCGGGCGCGGAGGGGCGGCTCTCGGTCCGCGCCGACGCCGGGCGGCACGGCGGGGAGTTCCGGGAGGCGGTCGCGGGGGTGAACGCGCTCCTCGAGGCGGTGGTGAAGCCGCTCGAGGCGAGCGCCGGGTACCTGAACCGGATCGCCCACGGCGACCTGCCGCCGCCGGTGGAGGGCGCGTGGCCGGGCGACCTCGACGGCATCAAGCAGAGCCTGAACCTCACCGTCGGCACGCTGCGGGAGCTGGCGGAGCGGATGCAGGAGATGACGCGGGCGCAGCTCGCCGGCGACGTGGAAGCGGCCATCGAGGCCGGCCGGTTCCAGGGCGTCTACCGCGAGCTCGCGGCCGGCGTGAACGCGGGCGTGCAGACGCACGTGGAGATCGTCCGCAAGATGCTCGAGGTGCTGACCGCGTACGCCGAGGGCGACTTCGCGCCGGAGCTGGAGAAGCTCCCCGGGAAGCAGGCGCGGGTGAACGAGCGGCTCGACGTCATCCGCGGCAACCTGCGCAGCGTCGCGGGCGAGGTGCAGGCGCTGGCCCGCGCGGCGGTGGAGGGCAAGCTCCACGTCCGGGCCGACGCGGCGAGGTTCCGGGGCGAGTGGGCCGGGCTCGTGGGCGGCGTGAACGCCACGCTCGACGCGGTGGTCTCCCCGCTCGACACCGCCGGCGGCTACCTCGACCGGATCTCGCGCGGCGACGTCCCCGAGCCGATCGCGGCCGCCTGGCCGGGCGAGTTCGAGAAGGTGAAGCAGAACCTGAACCGCTGCATCGTCGCCATCGAGGCGCTGGTGGAGGACGCCCGCGGGCTCGCCGAGGCGTCCGTGGAGGGGCGGCTCGAGGCGCGCGCCGAGGCGGCCCGGCACCTCGGCGACTTCGCCAAGGTGGTGGAGGGCATGAACGCCACCCTCGACGCGCTCTGCGCGCCGGCCGGCGAGGCGGCGGAGGTGCTGGCGCGGCTCTCCACCCGCGACCTCACCGCCCGCATGACGGGCCAGTACCTGGGCGGCCACGCCCGGACCAAGGAGGCCCTGAACCGCACCGCCGAGGCGCTGCAGGAGGCGCTCGCGCAGGTGGCGGGCGCGGTCTCGCAGGTCTCGTCGGCGGCCACCCAGATCGCCGCCTCCAGCCAGGCGGTGGCGAGCGGCGCCTCGGAGCAGGCGGCCACGCTCGAGGAGACCACCTCCAGCCTGGAGTCGGTGGCGGCGATGGCGAAGCAGAGCGCCGGCCACGCCCAGGAGGCGACCGGGCTCGCCGAGACCGCCAAGGTGGCCGCCACCCAGGGCGCGACCGCCATGGAGGAGATGTCGGGGGCGATGCGGAAGATCCGCTCCGCCGCCGAGGGCACCTCCGAGATCATCCGCGACATCAACGAGATCGCCTTCCAGACCAACCTGCTCGCCCTCAACGCCGCCGTCGAGGCGGCTCGCGCCGGCGAGGCGGGGCGCGGCTTCGCCGTGGTCGCCGAGGAGGTGCGCTCGCTCGCGCTGCGCAGCAAGGAGGCGGCCCAGCGGACCGAGGTCCTCATCCGCGAGTCGGTGAAGCAGGCCGGCGAGGGCGAGGTGACGAGCGGGCAGGTGGCCGGGAAGCTCGGGGAGATCCTCGGGACGGTCGGCAAGGTGACCGAGGTGGTCGCCGAGATCAGCGCCGCGGCCCGCGAGCAGGCCGCCGGCCTCGACCAGGTGAACCGGGCCATCGGCGAGATGGACAAGGTGACCCAGCAGAACGCCGCCAGCGCCGAGGAGTCGTCCTCGGCGGCGAGCGAGCTCTCCGGCCAGTCCGAGGAGCTCGCCGCGATGGTGGGGTCGTTCCGCCTGGCCGACGGCGCGGCGCCCCGGGCGCGGCCGAACGCGAAGCAGCTCGGGACCGGCTTCTAGCGGACCGCCACCCCCCCCCCTCGCCCTCCCCCGCTCCGCGGGAGAGGGGAAAGAGGGGCGCGGGGTGGGCCGCTACCGCAGGCTTCGTCCTGGGAGTCCCGCAGCTCCTCGCTGCGCTCCCTCCCCGCTCGGGCGGGGAGGGCTGGGGAGGGGCGGCCAGCGGCGCCGCGCTACTCCCCCGCGAGCTGCGCCTCGATCGCCGCCTTCACGCCGGCCGCCACCTTCTTGCCGAGCTCGGCGAGGGCGCGGCGCGCCGCCTCGGGCTGCTGCCCGGAGAGCTGCCGGTCCGTCACCTCGAACCGCCGCAGCGCCTTGCCGGTGCGGGCGTCGGCGAGGGTGACGGTGGCGGTGGCGCGCGCCTCCTTCCAGGGGCCGTTCCGCCGGTCCGGCTCGCCCTCGGCCACGCTGGCCTCCCC from Anaeromyxobacter paludicola harbors:
- a CDS encoding methyl-accepting chemotaxis protein, whose translation is MLRPLKTGAKIQLAFFAANLIALVIGVVAFIGTRSLTARVDGLVLDSIPSVRAIHLYDEGHTAVTRSVNLLVMRRATDPELRKRHREFIARAFERIDAGRSQFEKTTHDTAIWELWNKVEEPLYTWREAANDTLKLVDERDRLVAGGVEAGGPETRELENRIWLAWMKLEPLDQGVTGITQALISAVEQEVAASRAKAEQTERWVTLANLGGNAAGVVLLALLGCCFARSISRTLRSLVHETDRLAEAVAQGTLDVRGDPESVPPEFAPVIRGLNGTLDEFVSRFRSIAGYLERISKGDVPEAVAVDAKGEFGATQASINRCILAIEALVADVRTLARAGAEGRLSVRADAGRHGGEFREAVAGVNALLEAVVKPLEASAGYLNRIAHGDLPPPVEGAWPGDLDGIKQSLNLTVGTLRELAERMQEMTRAQLAGDVEAAIEAGRFQGVYRELAAGVNAGVQTHVEIVRKMLEVLTAYAEGDFAPELEKLPGKQARVNERLDVIRGNLRSVAGEVQALARAAVEGKLHVRADAARFRGEWAGLVGGVNATLDAVVSPLDTAGGYLDRISRGDVPEPIAAAWPGEFEKVKQNLNRCIVAIEALVEDARGLAEASVEGRLEARAEAARHLGDFAKVVEGMNATLDALCAPAGEAAEVLARLSTRDLTARMTGQYLGGHARTKEALNRTAEALQEALAQVAGAVSQVSSAATQIAASSQAVASGASEQAATLEETTSSLESVAAMAKQSAGHAQEATGLAETAKVAATQGATAMEEMSGAMRKIRSAAEGTSEIIRDINEIAFQTNLLALNAAVEAARAGEAGRGFAVVAEEVRSLALRSKEAAQRTEVLIRESVKQAGEGEVTSGQVAGKLGEILGTVGKVTEVVAEISAAAREQAAGLDQVNRAIGEMDKVTQQNAASAEESSSAASELSGQSEELAAMVGSFRLADGAAPRARPNAKQLGTGF